TGGTGCGGCGCAGCTCGGGGCTGAACAGGGCCGCGAAGCTGGGGCGCTTCAGCGTGCCCTCGGCCTTCTTCTTCGCCCACGATGGAGACTCAGGCAGGAACGGACGAATGGCAAGAAGCGGAATGGCCGGGATCACGCCGGAGATCAGTGTATAGCGCCACGCCTCGTGTCCACCGTGAATGGCGGGCAGGTTCGGTCCCCAGTGGACGGCCAAATAGTTCGCCCCCGCGACGAGAAGACCGCCAATGGAACTGAATGCCTGAGTCCAGCCGAGCACGCGTTCGCGCTGCTTGGGGTCGGGAAACATTTCCGACAGCCACGCCACGGCGGCGACAAACTCGACGCAAACGCCCACGAAGGTCGTGCATCGCAGAATCAGAAGCATATACACACTCGTGCTGTACCCCGCGGCGCAGGCACTGAAGGCATAAATGAGAATGCTCCAGACCAGCACGCGCCGTCGCCCCAGCCGATCGGTCAGATAGCCGCCGAGCAGACCAAAAACGCCCCCGCAAAGTGCCGGCAGATAGAACAGCCATCCAAGCCAGTTATTAAACTCCGGCGAGCCGGGCACGACGCCGACGAGTTCCTTGAGGGCCGGCGCCAGGATGAGCGGCAGCATCAGCAATTCGTAAATGTCGAACGCGAAGCCGATGGAGGCGATGACACAGATGAGCCATTGCACGCGGGTAAGCTTCAAGCCGCTGGTGACGGCCGCGCCGCACTGCGAGCAGTGGGAGGCGTTCTCCCTCAGTGGCGAGCCGCACTTTCGACATGATGGGTGTGCCATGGGATGCTCTCTCGGCGAATCGATGCGGGAACCGTAATGGCCGAAATCGAGACCGTCAACCGATCTGGAGCATGAACGAGAAGCACGCCGGGAAGCAACGCGCCGAGACTTGAACGAGATGCCTTCGCTTCCCGGTCAGTGAATCTTGGCGACCAGAAGCGTTCGATCGTCATCCGCGGGGTGGCCCACCGTGAAGGCGCTCAAATCGGTGAGGACCGCGTCGATGAGCGACGTCGCCCCGACGCGGCAGTCTTCGAGAACTTTGTCGAGTCGATCAAGTCCATACATCTCGCCGCGGGGATTGTGCGCCTCTGTAATACCATCCGTATAGAAGACGATCTGGTCGCCCGGGCGCAGGAGATGCGTCGCTTCCTTATAGGATTCGTCGGGCATGATGCCCAGCGGCAGGCCGCCGACTTCGTCGAGTGACGCCATGCTTCCATCCTCGCAGCGCTTGAGGCGCGGCGGGTTGTGACCGGCTGAGGCATATATCAGTTCGCGCGATTTCGGATCGTAGATGGCGTAGAAGGCGGTCACGAAGCTGCCGGTGTTTCCGGTGTAGCGACGGGTGAGTTGCGCATTCAGATAGGTCAGCATCCTGCTCGGCGGAGTGGCGACGCCGGGTTGCGTGTGGGCGATGCTGTGAGTGATGGCCATCATGACGGCGGCGGGCGTGCCGTGCCCGCTGACGTCGGCAATGAGGATGCCCCATCGATCGTCGGGCAGCGGAAAGAAATCGTAATAATCGCCGCCGGCCCGGTGGGATGTCTGATAGTAGGCGGCAAGTTCCATGTTGGCGATTTTCGGCAGGACCGGCGGAAGCAGGGATTTCTGGATGTCCTCGACCTGCTTCAGCTCGAAGTCGATCTCGTCGTAGGCATCTTGCACCTGATTGCGAAGGACGAGATTGAGCGTCGCCCGTCCGAACAGGTTGGTCATCCACACCAGCTCGGGGAGCTTCTCGCGATCGAAGGCGGCGGGCGCCTTGCGCATCAGCACAACCATGTTCAGCCCTTCGCCGCCGTCGAGAATCGGCAGCGCCACCAGCGAATTCATCCCGGCGAAGTACTCAGCGCCTGGATCGTCCGGCGGACACTTGATCTGATCGATCAGGGTCGGCTTATCGGAATAAATCAACTCGCCAAGCAGGCCGCGATCGAAGACGGGCAGTCGATTTGTCTGCTTCCAGGGATTTACTTCCTCTTTCCACAGATTGCTTCGCGTGATGCGATACCAGGGGGCCTGAAGGTCACGCCGACTCATCGAGACCATCCGGTCCGAGGGGATCAGTTGACGGACCCGGACACCGTACGCGCGGACCATCTCCTGGGGGTCGGTTTGCACGCTCAATTCGCACATCATCTCCGTGACGATGCGCAGACGCTCATTCCAATCCTGACCACCTTGATTAAGAATCGACACTGCACCTCTCCCGTGATGGCTGGATGAACGGTTCGCCGCGAACTTGCGAGAATTGTATCGCGCCGAAGTCGGTGCGGCATAAGCACGTCATCTTCGCAGTCGATCAAATCTGCTCCGGACCCTGATCGAGACGGCGTACGGTGTCATCGGAGGAGCGCGTCGCCTCGGAATGAGCGGACTACCCCAACGTCAGAAATGGGTGAAAGGACCGACGGTCAATGTGCGGATGCAGCGGGTGTAAAACCACCCCCAAGGGGATTCGAACCCCTTACCGAATCGGCGGAAGTCTCGCCAAACACACACGTTACGGATTCGCAAGAAACCTGCTTACCGACTGGCTTACCGAAATCCGCGCAATTCCGCGCCGACTTGGGTCGCCTGATTGAAGCATGGCCGCGCCTGTCTGAGTCGGTCCGTGCTGCGATTCTGTTACTTGCTGACCCTCCGTCCCCCGACTGCGCGGACGTGTCGAGCCGCACAAGCCCCGCAACTGGCTTGGATGCTGTTCCGCGCCGCGCATCGGGGGCGACATTATCGCAAGGCGGTGAAAAGTGAACGTCGGCATTATCCGAGGTTTCATCGGCCGCATTGCCCGCGACCTGGCTGACGTGGCTATACGGCTCGAAAGTCGGGCTGGCTCACCCGTCGGCGGTTTGTTCATTCCCGGCGCAATATCCGAAACGGGCAGGGCGACGATTCTCGTAAACGTCGGCGATGGACCGTCGGAAGCCGAGGCCCTGGCCGTTGTCGTCCATGAACTCGCGCACTATGCGACCGACCGAACCCCGACATCCCCCCCGGTTTCCGCTGAGGACATCGACCTGCGCCGCGAAGTCGCACGGCGAGCGATGGACGGCGTACTGCCGGAACCGAAAATGCCATATGATAGGCATGAGGCCGACTTCATCCGATGCCTGATTCATCTATGGGTCCGGTCTGATGCGCTTGGCTATCGCTTCACGGCGCAAAGCCTGTTTCCGCACGGCCACTATCAACTCAGCGACTTGTTTGGCTATCTGCGGGCGCTCGGTGACGAGCCGACACGCATGGCGCGATTGACCCTCCACGAAATTCAGCAAATAGAACCGCCGGACGATTTTTCCGAGCTTTGGCGCGAGGACGTTGCGGCGGTGGAACTCTCACAGAAGGAACGTAAGAACATGGCAAGCGGAAGTATTTTTGACCGATTGAGGCGGCGCGAAGTCGCACGGACCGAAAGCCTTTATGAAATCGCGGCGGCGCTGGCTCGCGGAGATGACCGCGACCCCAAGACCGTCGAGGCGGTATTGGCCGACGCCGGTAAGACCGTCGAGGACCTGGAGCAACTGACCGAACAATTCCGCCAGCGACACGCCAAGCGCGAGCACATTCGCGATGCCGAGCAACTGCAAAAAGAAGGCCGACAACTGGAAACCCAGCTGGCGGCAATTGACGAAGCGCACGAGCGCGCCATCTTGAAGTGGGAAGAAACCCGCGACCCGATTATTTTTCGGCTCGGCGAGATTCAACGCGCACAGAGCGCCGCAGATACGTTTCGTGCCGAACTGCTGACCGGCACACCTGCCCCCGAACTGTCTGAGCGACAACGCGAAGCGCACGACCGGCACAATCGGCTTGACACCCGAGCGCGTGAACTGCGGGCGCTTGTCGCGGCGAACCGTCGCGAGCGCGAGAGCGCAGAGCACACAATCAAGCGGCGGCAGGGCCGTCGCATCCCAATGAGCGGATATGTTTCCGCAGGCCATGTCGATTCCGAGCAGATTGAGGATCAGCGAATCGTCGCAGTGGGCAAGTTGTGCGAGTCGCGAGCGACGCGATATGCGGCCGACCTGGCTGGCGTCGAAAAAGAACTGCAAGCGGCCGAGCGCGAATGTGCGGAGATTGACGCGCAAGTAGCGGCTTCCTGAATCGGGACGGCGGTGCCGGGCTGGCGGCACCCCCTCCCGTTCCGGGTCCTCCGCTGGCATTGCTCGCTTTCTAGGGCAAGCGGAATAGCCGCCATACTAGTTTGATTGGTAATGTGCGAAAATGAACTCGATTCTGACCCTAATTCTCCAAGATTGTGAGCGAATAGCGGCAATGCCATTGGAACCGCCAGACATCCCCTATGGCGTGAAGCGTGGCAATCACAAGCTGCGCGTCGGCCTGGCTCGGCGGCATGGGATTGTGCCGCTGGACGTGGCGGCGTGGCTCGGCGGCTCGGCTACCGTTGCCGAGAAATCTAAGTTTCACCGGCACCTGGCGGCGATGGAATCGGCAGGTTTGATTGAACGGCTGAGGCTCCACGGCGCGCAGCGATTCAATCACGTTCGATTAACAGAAAAAGGATTGGCTGAGGCGAGAGCGCTGGCGAATGTTCGCCAGCGATGACGTGTCTTTTTCAAAGGGAGTCTGAGTTATGGCCATAACAGAACTGACCGCGCAGGAGAAAAACCTGTTGAAATTGTATCGGGAACTAAGCGACCCCCAACGCGAAGTGATTGTGAAGGCGATGATGGAGCAACCGCCGCGCGACGCTGCCGATGCCTATCTCTTAGGTCTAGTCCGCGAGCTTGGCCCGGAATACGCCTGTAAGTTGATTCGCGCGGCGGAATGGGAGCTGGATATTAAGAGGCGCGACGCAAGGGCCGAGGCGCGGGCCGCACGTTTTGCCGTGTGTTGACGACGGCATTTACGATGGGACAATGACAACGCGGGCTGGGGCGACGGCCTGATCGGCGGATTTCCGACCGCCTGCCCGCGTTTCTTTTTTCAATCGGAAACCGAAACGGAAATCGGTCATGTCGAAAACAAAACAGAAACCCACAAGAGCATCATTCAAGATTCAATTTCAGAATCTCGCGGATGACTTCAAGGCCCTGGCGGCGGGGAAACCAAGCGACTCGATGGAGATAGTGCACGGCACCTTAGCAGAGGCACGCGCGGGGCAATCCATTATTGAAGCTTTCCGCGCGGGGATGCTGAATCTCCCCGGCTTGCGCGAAATCGTCGCATGGCATACGGCCGCTGATATTCCACAACAGCAAATAGGCGTAATCGTCGAATGGCAGCGCGGCCCCGTTGGTCTTTTCACGGACATCGTAAACGGACCGAATCCGGCCGAATTCAAGGGGGAACGCGCCCCGACCCCTGCTCCGCTGTTTGGCTTGCTGGCGAGTCTTGGATACCTTCCGGAACTCACCCCGATAGGTGCCATGCGTGCTGCTCGCGCCTGCGTGATTTTGGCGAGCTTAGTAGGCTCGAAACCGGGGACCGGGAAGAAGCGAGTCGCTGGCAAGGAACCCAAGGAGTTGAGCAACGCGCAAAAAGCCGTTGTGGATTTGCGAGATACAAAGCACCTGAGCTTTGAGGAAATCGGCCGGAAATTGGGGAAGCGCAAGTCAACGGTGAAGGGGCTGTATGATCGGGGGAAGAAGCGGGATGCCGAACGCGAAGCGTTCGAGGGCACCGGGAAGTCGGTCAAAGCACAATCGCTGCCTCTGGGTGACGCTGCCCCCCGTGGCCAAGGTGCAAAACGGTCCGGCTCCACGGTCCGCGAGCACTATTAGCGTTCGCGCGTCGTTCGCTTTTTTCGTTCGCGCTTTCCAAAAATTCCAAAAATAATTTGTGCATCAAAGCGCCCCAAAATGACGCGGTGCGCACCCTGTCTATTGGCGTTCGCGCGTCGAAACCTACCGAAAATGCGAACGCGCTCCCGGTAATTTTGAGGCCGCAATTGTGCGGTCACCGGGAGTATCAACGATGGAATTGTTCGACGTGAAAGCCGTGGCCCTGCTCACAAGCCTGAGCGTGCGGCAAATCTGGAAGTTGACCGCAAGTGACCGCTTCCCGAAACCTGTGAGGATTTCGCGGTCGGTGCGGTGGCGACGCTGCGATATCGAAAGCTGGATTAAAGCGGGATGTCTGCTCCCCGAGGGGGTGTCCGCACGATGACACCCCAAAAAAATGGGCCGCGCTCCGTGGGGGATGACGCGGCCGCAACTACTAGACACCCAGACGATAACAAACCCCCGGCAAAACCGCAAGCAATGTTGCCGTACGCGCTCGAATACGCGGCGCGAGGCTGGCCAGTTTTTCCGCTGCATGAAGCACACAACGGCGCATGCACTTGCGGGAAATCCAATTGCAAGAGCATCGCCAAGCACCCGCGAACGCCGAACGGCGTGAGGGATGCGACCGTTGACGAAGCGAAGATTCTGCAATGGTTCAAACAATGGCCGACCGCGAATATCGGCATCGCGACGGGCGCAGAATCCGGCATCGGCGTAATCGACATCGACCCCCGGCATGGCGGCGATGCCAACATAACGGCACTGGAGAAAACCTGCGGCCCCTTGCCGGCGACCGTGACCGTCAAGACCGGAAGCGACGGACGGCATGGATACTTTCAACATCATGGCGGCGAGATTCGAAACGCGAGGGACATCGGCGGCGCTCGTGGCGTCGATGTTCGCGGCGACGGCGGCTACGTCGTAGCTCCCCCGAGTATTCATGCGAACGGCAATCGGTACGAATGGATTGGCGAAACCGAAAAAATAGCTGAATTGCCGGAAGGCTGGCGGCAACTGCTATCGGGAAATCGCCCTGAGAGTGCTAAGCCGACGGCATCGGACGCGCCCAAGACCGGCAAGGCCGACGATGAAACGGTACGCCAAGCCGTTTCGTCTATGCTGAAGATGAAAACCCCGGCCGACGAATCCGACGGCTCGAATCGGCTCTACGCCTGCGCCTGCCGCGCAGTGGAGCATGACCTGGCCGACGATGCCGCATGCAAGGCGCTGAGCGCCTATGTGGCCGTGGCCCCGTTTCCGAAGGATTGGAG
This genomic stretch from Planctomycetia bacterium harbors:
- a CDS encoding serine/threonine-protein phosphatase, with the protein product MMCELSVQTDPQEMVRAYGVRVRQLIPSDRMVSMSRRDLQAPWYRITRSNLWKEEVNPWKQTNRLPVFDRGLLGELIYSDKPTLIDQIKCPPDDPGAEYFAGMNSLVALPILDGGEGLNMVVLMRKAPAAFDREKLPELVWMTNLFGRATLNLVLRNQVQDAYDEIDFELKQVEDIQKSLLPPVLPKIANMELAAYYQTSHRAGGDYYDFFPLPDDRWGILIADVSGHGTPAAVMMAITHSIAHTQPGVATPPSRMLTYLNAQLTRRYTGNTGSFVTAFYAIYDPKSRELIYASAGHNPPRLKRCEDGSMASLDEVGGLPLGIMPDESYKEATHLLRPGDQIVFYTDGITEAHNPRGEMYGLDRLDKVLEDCRVGATSLIDAVLTDLSAFTVGHPADDDRTLLVAKIH
- a CDS encoding AlpA family phage regulatory protein, with the translated sequence MELFDVKAVALLTSLSVRQIWKLTASDRFPKPVRISRSVRWRRCDIESWIKAGCLLPEGVSAR
- a CDS encoding MFS transporter, whose protein sequence is MAHPSCRKCGSPLRENASHCSQCGAAVTSGLKLTRVQWLICVIASIGFAFDIYELLMLPLILAPALKELVGVVPGSPEFNNWLGWLFYLPALCGGVFGLLGGYLTDRLGRRRVLVWSILIYAFSACAAGYSTSVYMLLILRCTTFVGVCVEFVAAVAWLSEMFPDPKQRERVLGWTQAFSSIGGLLVAGANYLAVHWGPNLPAIHGGHEAWRYTLISGVIPAIPLLAIRPFLPESPSWAKKKAEGTLKRPSFAALFSPELRRTTIVTTLMFACSYGAAFGAIQQLPQIVPGLPTVSELAKPLQQKIIAGVQSWQEVGGLIGRCILAFLAVRIVSRRRLLRIFQIPGIVIVPLVFLFPAQSNLQILKWGILLVGILTVAQFSFWGNYLPRMYPTHLRGTGEGFAANVGGRMIGTSAAMVTAKLVNQMPGDTGPARFAQAAALIGCGVYVAGFILSFFLPEPAQEELPE
- a CDS encoding sigma-70 region 4 domain-containing protein; translation: MSKTKQKPTRASFKIQFQNLADDFKALAAGKPSDSMEIVHGTLAEARAGQSIIEAFRAGMLNLPGLREIVAWHTAADIPQQQIGVIVEWQRGPVGLFTDIVNGPNPAEFKGERAPTPAPLFGLLASLGYLPELTPIGAMRAARACVILASLVGSKPGTGKKRVAGKEPKELSNAQKAVVDLRDTKHLSFEEIGRKLGKRKSTVKGLYDRGKKRDAEREAFEGTGKSVKAQSLPLGDAAPRGQGAKRSGSTVREHY
- a CDS encoding winged helix-turn-helix transcriptional regulator, with protein sequence MPLEPPDIPYGVKRGNHKLRVGLARRHGIVPLDVAAWLGGSATVAEKSKFHRHLAAMESAGLIERLRLHGAQRFNHVRLTEKGLAEARALANVRQR